In Synergistaceae bacterium, the following proteins share a genomic window:
- a CDS encoding phage baseplate assembly protein V, with amino-acid sequence MPSENTEQGAHGRFGYVSAYDAKRHMARIQFPDKDNLISAWIPVAVSNSKKNRDEAHLDIGEHVYCNMMGNGLETGVVLCSVYDDTNKPPAGDVDIRKTTYDDGTEIIYDRKNHKMQINCVGDIEIHADGNIKFTATRIDLN; translated from the coding sequence ATGCCCAGCGAAAACACAGAACAGGGCGCACATGGGCGATTTGGTTATGTCTCGGCGTATGACGCAAAAAGACATATGGCAAGGATTCAATTTCCTGATAAAGATAATTTAATCTCGGCGTGGATTCCTGTCGCTGTATCGAACTCAAAGAAGAACCGCGATGAGGCACATTTGGATATCGGCGAACACGTTTATTGCAATATGATGGGCAACGGCTTAGAAACGGGAGTCGTGCTTTGTTCAGTCTATGACGACACAAACAAGCCCCCCGCCGGAGATGTTGACATTCGCAAAACAACTTATGACGACGGCACAGAGATAATTTATGACCGCAAGAATCACAAAATGCAAATAAACTGTGTCGGAGATATTGAGATACACGCCGACGGAAATATTAAATTTACAGCAACAAGAATTGATTTAAATTAG